The Paenibacillus sp. FSL H7-0357 nucleotide sequence TCGGCAGAGTGCCGAATATTCTCGCTCCCCAGAACATTGATTACCATACCACTGACGGTACACCACGTTTTATTATCCAGCTGCAGGATTATGTAAAATACTCCGGTGACACTGCAATCATCACACAGCTATACCCGGCGGTGCAGAACAGTATAGAAGGATCGATCCGCAACTGGGTGGATGACAAAGGATATCTTACACATAAAGACAATGAAACGTGGATGGATGCCCGCGATGCCGATCTGAATTCTTATTCGCCAAGGGATACCCGGGCCAATGATATACAAGCGCTTTGGTACAATCAGCTTCGTGCGGGCGTATATTTTGCGGAGGTTATGAACGATCAAGAAAATGCAGCCAAATGGGATGCCATTGCTGAGAAGTTAAAAGGCAATTTCGAGCTGGATTTCCGTGATCAGGCACATCCTTATCTGGCAGACCGGTTGACTGCGGAGGGCGAAGCGGAATTCTCCTTGCGTCCGAACCAGCTGTTTGCTCTGGATATGCTCGAAGACAGTGAATATAAGAGCAAAGTTATCCGCACCGCATGGGAGGAACTGGCTTATCCTTGGGGAGTTGCCTCACTAGACCGTCAGCATCCGTTGTTCCATCCCTTTCACTTAACGGAGCTTTATCACAAAGATGAAGCTTATCACAACGGCGCGGTATGGACCTGGTTAAACGGCATCGCCATGCAGCGGATGATTGAAGCAGGCCAGCCAGAAACGGCATACAAGCTGTTCCGAAATATGAACTGGCAAGCGCTGAATCTGGGTGTAGTCGGAGGACTGAGTGAGAATCTGGATGCTTACCCTCAGGAGGGTGAGGACTGGGCGAAGCTAACTGGAGCTTATTTGCAGGCCTGGTCCAATGCGGAGCAGCTGCGGGTCTGGTACCAATATTTTCTTGGCATCCGGCCGGATATGATCCGCCGCACGCTTACGCTTGCACCAAGAATCCCTGAAGAGATCAAAGAGTTGCACTATCAGGTCAAAGTAGGTAACGGCAGTATTAATGCAGCCTATTCCGCGGAAGCTTTCGGACAGACCTATCAATACAGCTTTAATGGAATTGGGCTGACTGTAATTATTGATATTTTGCCTTTTGAGATCGCGAGAATAGAGGTTGAATCCAATACCATGCTGGAGATTAACCGGACTGAGCATACATTAAAGATTACTCAGCGTGATGCGGAGGGTAAGATCATTACAAGCACTGTCATCCCACAATCAGAAGAGAGAACACGGTGGCAGTCGCAAAGCGATCAGATCTTTAAGGATGTCAAATTTGCAGAGCCGTTGCCTCTGAATGCGCATCCGGTGATGCGGCGGTACAATGTTTCAGCAGAAAGCCCGAGTGACTAGAGGATATCTTCAAACTGGAAGAGCTTTGGGGAAGCAGAGATTTAGTATTGAAAGTAGGGGCCCTAAAGCCCGCAGCGGGTTTGTTTATTCGTAACGGGCTCAGGAGGCGCTATGGAGAGTGAAACCCCTGTTTATTCTCTTTTGCGGACCCGGGCGACCTTATCTGCTCTGCATTCTATCTAAAAACGGCCAGCAGGGAGAAATAACTGCGCTGGAGTCCGTTTTCCTACTGTAACAGGCTAAAAGCCCCAAATAAGTGCAACTCGGTCCGTTCGTGCTCAGAGTACCCATGATTCCTTAGGGCATACAGCAGCAGGTTTTGGCGGGGAAGCGGTTTGAAGATACGCCTTAGAACAAAAGAATGTTGAAGCCGCCCTTTTGGGCGGTTTTTTAAAAATATAATTTATATGAGGAAGGCGAGGCCGTTTCCACTTTTGATAGAGGAAAGGTTACGTTCGATGTCGCTTTCGATACGCCATTGGCGGCTCACCGACAATTTTTTTGAATACGGAGTTGAAAGTGTCAATATCCCGGTATCCTACCGACTCGGCAATCATGCTGATCTTGAGATCAGAGGTGCGCAGCCGTTCGCAGCTTTTTTGAATCCGCAGATGCTGCAGGTAGGAGCCAAAGGACTGGCCGGTATGCTTGAGAAACATGCGTTGAAGATGCCGGCTGCTCCAGCGGGACATTTGGGCCAGATGGGCAAGAGTGATTCCCTCGGAAAGCTTCTGCTCCATAAATAGAATGACCTGGGCGAAATCGGAAGCCTCGATTGTGGACCTGTCTTGATCCGCATATAGTTGTCTGTATACGGTGACTATCAGCTGGCTTAGCAGTGTTTGCAGCATAGTTACGGAGCCGATGCCAGGCACAGACATTTCGCGGTGGAGATTCAGCATTAGTTTCTCTATCGAGCCGTCCCAATCCGAGACGGAAAAATAAGCTGATCCCCTGCTGCCGAGTGACTGCAGATGTTCTATAATTGGTGATTCTTCTTGCAGCAGGGCGGACAAACGGTCCACCATATGATCATCAAAAAGACAGTTATAGACTATCAAACGGTCCTGTTCTGGATGAGATGTGGCCGGCCGGAACACGTGGGAAACGCCCACCGGAATCACGAACAGCATGCCTTTGCGAACCGGAATCACAGCTTGATCAATGTGATGAAAACCCCGCCCTTCAGCGACGTAGCAATATTCAATAAAGTCATGGGAGTGATAAGGAGCGAAGAAGTTTTCCGCGTAGCGGTTGACCAGCAAGTGCAGATTGTTCTTCAACAAACTCTCGCTTTTGAACAATTGTGCGGATCGTTGCATGTAATCTCCTCCTATAAAAAATGGCATGATTTCAGGGATATATTGACCGTATTGCCGGGTAATGAAAGCGGTACCGAAGCTATAATTATAGAGCAATGATTAAATTATAGCTATAGAGGGAGGATCACACCGATATGTTCGCAATAGAAAAACTTCGCTGTGAGTACAAACAAAACCCGCTCGGCATCGATCTCGCTGCACCCCAAATCAGCTGGCAGCTGGTAACGGATCGCAGAGATTGCAAACAGGCTGCTTACCAGATTCAGGTTGCTGTGGATAGCAGCTACCGTGAAATGCGCTGGGATTCCGGCAGAGTGGAGTCATCGCAGTCCATTCATGTCGCGCTAGATCAGGTGAAGCCGGACGCGCGCACGCGTTACTATTACCAAGTTAGGGCATGGGATCAAACCGGAGTGTGCTCCCGCTGGTCGGAGACTGCATTTTTTGAAACCGGGCTAATGGGTGAGCTATGGGAGGGAGAGTGGATCAGTGCTCCAACCGAGTATTTCACTGAAGATTCCGAGGTTTGCCCGCAGCTTCGTACATTCGTTGAGCTTAAAGGGACGGTTGCAAGTGCAAGAATTTATGTTACCGCACTGGGTCTGTATGAGCTGCAGTTGAACGGCCGGCGTGTCGGAAATCACTATTTCACTCCCGGTTGGACGAGTTACGGTAAACGCTTACAGTATCAAACGTATGACGTAACCAATCTCCTGTCCGGGGGGACAAATGTGCTAGGCGCACTGCTGGGGAATGGCTGGTACAAGGGACATCTGGGATGGAAAAAGGAGAAAAAAATCTATGGATCAACAACAGCGCTTTTACTGGAACTTCATATAAAATATACGGATGGCAGTACGCAGCGCATCCATACCGGGCAAGGCTGGGAGGCGGCAGAAAGCGCGATCCGCATGTCGGATATCTATATGGGTGAGACTTACGATGCACGGCTGGAGCGTAATCTTATGAGTACACCGGAAGCAGGATGGCATCCCGTTGCTGTCATCGGGCATTCCAAAGATATAATTGTGGCACAGGAAAATGTTCCTGTAACCCGGAATGAGAGTCTGCAGCCTATTGCACTGCTGACAACTCCCCAAGGCGATAAAGTTCTGGATATGGGGCAGAACATGGTCGGTTGGCTCAAATTTTCGGTACAGGGGAAGGCCGGGGAGACCGTTGAACTTCAGCATGCCGAAATATTGGACGGGGACGGCAATTTCTACCGGGAAAATATCCGTAGTGCGATGCAGCTCATCCGCTATACGCTGAAGGGTGATGAAATAGAGGGCTATGAGCCTCATTTCACCTTCCAGGGGTTTCGTTATGTGAAGCTTACAGGCTTCCCGGAAACCGTTCAACTTGAGGATTTCACAGGTGTGGTGGTGCATTCAGATATGGAGCGTACCGGGGACTTCCAGTGTTCGGATCCCTTGGTGAACCAGCTGCATCACAATATTCTTTGGGGGCAGAAGGGGAACTTTCTGGATGTGCCAACCGACTGCCCGCAGCGGGATGAACGGCTCGGCTGGACCGGTGATGCGCAGATGTTTGTCCGTACAGCTTCGTATCTGATGAACACTGCGCCGTTCTTCACCAAATGGCTGCGGGATTTGAAGGCGGATCAGACCCCTGAAGGAGGCATTCCGTTTTATGTTCCCAACCTGACGGAAGCTTTCTCTGACGGCTGGGGAGAGACAAGCAACTCGTCGGCAGCTTGGGGTGATGCAGCTGCAGTCTGTCCATGGACGATCTATGAAATGTACGGCGACAAACGGCTTCTAGCAGAACAGTATGAGAGTATGAAAAGCTGGGTGGGATATATTCGCGCCCAGGGAGACAATCCTTATTTGTGGAATACCGGATTTCATTTCGGGGACTGGCTGGCGCTGGATTCAAAGCCGGACAGCTATGTTGGAGCCACAGATCCCAATTACGTAGCTACCGCATTTTATGCCTATTCGGTTTCACTGACAATTAAAGCTGCTACCGCGCTGGGAAATACAAAGGATGCCGATGATTACCGCGAATTACATCGAAGAATCCTTGAATCCTTCCACGGAGAATATGTGAATCCAGACGGGCAGTTATCCGTCCCCACCCAAACGGCTCAGGTGTTGGCGCTGCGCTTTGATCTTATAGACGGGGCAGCAAAGGAGCAGGCAATCCTGAAACTGGCAGAACTGCTCGCCGAAGCCGGAGATCATCTGACGACAGGTTTTGTGGGCACGCCTTATCTGAATCCTGTACTTAGTGACAGCGGGCACAACAACCTTGCCTACAAGCTGCTCTTTCAGAAGGATTATCCATCCTGGCTCTATCAAGTGACTAAAGGGGCAACTACGATCTGGGAGCATTGGGACGGGATCAAGGAGGACGGCAGCTTCTGGAGTGCAGACATGAACTCCTTTAATCACTACGCATACGGAGCAATCGGAGAATGGCTGTACCGTTATGTTGCCGGAATCGGGCCGGACGAAGCTGAGCCGGGATTTAAGAAGGTTCATATCCGTCCGAGACCGGGCCAAGGCATGGATTTCGCCAAAGCCAGCCTAGAAACCATGTATGGCACAGTGGCTTCGTCATGGCGGCGGCTGGAGGATGGCGGTATGGAAGTTCAGATTACAGTCCCCGCAAATACAAGTGCGGTAGTTATACTTCCGGGAGCAGCGCTGCAGGGATTGCTTGAGAGCCGCGTTCCGGTGGAGCAGGCTGAAGGCATCTACAGCACATTGCCTGCAGAAACTGGTGTGCAAATAGAAATGGGATCGGGCAGCTACCAATTTACTTACGGGTATCCTTTGTAAATGCCGTAATTGCTCTGTTCAGACTCGGCAGTGTCAGGTTCTTACTCCACAGTGAGAGCCTGCCGCTGTTTTTTTTCGCTTAATTTTACTCTATGATCTTTGCACTTACGCTCTGGCAAACGTTTTAACTGCAGACAAAACTTAGAGGAAAACATTAAAGTACATTGCTAAACTTTTTTAAATTGATATTGCGGCTAATCAAGGGTCTGGCGGGTTTAGCTTAGCACTTGCATAAATGTTGTACGATTACATTAGAAACGAAAGGAGGAGATCTTACTTGGAAAAAGATAACGTTGCTTTCACGCTGCACTTGAGCGCAAAGCCCGGCGAAATCTTTACTTTCGGCACTTATCCGCAGACGGTTGGCGGCGAGGACAGAACACCAATTAAGTGGCGGGTGCTGCAAAATTCGGGTAGTGAGTTATTCATTTTGAGCGAGTACATTTTGGACTGCAGGCGATATCATGGGGAGAATGCTGATATTACATGGCGTGACTCTGATTTGCGAAGGTGGCTGAACGATGAGTTTTATAATGCCGCATTCAATGACTCCGAGAAGAGGTTCATCAAGACTACACATTGCGCTGACAATGGAGAGGGTAGTGCAGACACGGAGGACAAGGTTTTTTTGCCCAGTGTTTCTGAGGTGAAAGAACTGACCTATAAACTTGATGAAGTCTCTTTAAGTGCGAAACGTCGGGCAATAGCAACAGAATTTGCCAGAATAAAAAAGAACGATGGATGCCACTTGTACGTGTATAATAAAAAAGTAAAAAATGACTATATCACCGAGGAGGGTGAAGAATCGGGCTGCTCCTGGTGGTGGCTGAGAACTCAGCATGGCAGTTCTTCACGCGCGTTTTTTATTGGCCCTCGCAGCAGTATTCGCAGTTATGGACGTGTCAACTTAGCTTGTTACGGTGTGCGTCCCGCTTTAGTAATACATTTTCAATGATAAGGATCGGCGCTGGAATATTCATGGAATCGGCCATCTTTTCCGTAGAAATACCTCTCATAGGTTATGCTGCGTAATCTCTATAATGAAGGTGTATTGCATAGAAAGGAGGAGCATCGGCTACAGCTACGATCAAGCACCTACACATTTTGGAGGAGGAGTATAATGCGCAGCAAGTATCTTGCAGGCTCACTTGTAGTCATTCTGCTGATCTCAAGCTGGTTCCCGGCCGTTGGGCCTTTCGCACCCGTATCTGCGGCTGGCGGAACGAACCTGACGCTGGGAAAGAACGTAACGTCGAGTGGACAATCTCAAACGTACAGCCCGGACTACATCAAAGACAGCAACCAGGAAACCTACTGGGAAAGCACGAACAGTGCATTCCCCCAATGGATTAGTGTCGATCTTGGAGCAAGTACGAGCATGGATCAAATTGTACTCAAAGTTCCTGCAGGCTGGGAAACCCGTACACAAACGCTTGCCATCCAAGGCAGTACGAACGGCACAACGTTTACAGATATTGTCGGATCCAAGGAGTACGTATTTAATCCGGCGGTGGCTGGCAATTCAGTTACCATTCATTTCACCGCTGTCAGTACACGTTACGTCCGTCTGAAAGTAACAGCCAATACCGGCTGGCCAGCTGCACAACTCTCTGAATTCGAAATTTATGGTACCGGCAGCATTACGCCAACACCAACACCAACAGCGACTCCAACTCCTACAGCAACAATTACACCAACAGCTTCACCAACGGTTACACCGACACCAACAGTCAACCCGACAGCAACTCCAACGACTTCTCCGGGCAGCAACATTGCCACCGGCAAAACAATCAGCGCATCCTCAAGTACTCAATCGTTCGTGGCTGCTAATGCAAACGATAATAATACAAGCACATACTGGGAAGGCAGCGGCAATCCAAGTACATTAACGCTTGATCTCGGCGCAAATTATAACGTTACATCGGTGGTGCTCAAGCTTAATCCGTCCACTGAATGGGGTACGCGCACACAAACCATTCAAGTGCTCGGCCATAACCAGGACACGACGGCTTTTGGCAGTCTGGTATCTGCACAATTGTATACGTTTAATCCGGCCTCCGGCAATACGGTCACTATTCCGGTGACCGCAACGGTCAAACGTATACAGCTTAAAGTCACAGCAAATTCCGGCGCACCGGCCGGACAAATTGCTGAATTTCAAGTATTCGGCACACCTGCACCGAACCCGGATCTCCTGATTAGCGGCATATCTTGGACACCTGCCGCTCCTGTTGAGAGCAGTGTGATCACGTTGAATGCAACGGTTAAGAACAACGGCAATGCAAGTTCCGCAGCCTCTACGGTGAATTTTTACCTGAACCGTGAACTTGCCGGAACTTCCCCGGTAGGCGCATTAGCGGCAGGCGGGTCGGCGAACGTTTCGCTGAATATAGGAACAAAAGCCGCTGCATCCTACGCCTTAAACGCCAAAGTTGATGAGAGCAACCTTATAATCGAGCAGAACGACACCAACAACAGCTATACGAATGCAGCATCGCTCGTTGTCGCTCCTGTGACTAGCTCAGATCTGGTGGGTACAGTATCGTGGACACCAAGCAACCCGGTTGCCAATAACGCTGTCAACTTTACTGTGAATCTTAAAAATCAGGGAACCATGGATTCAGCAAATGGTGCCCATGGAGTCACTGTAGTTCTTAAGAATTCTGCAGGTTCAACCATTCAAACCTTTAACGGTTCCTACAGTGGTACCCTCGCTGCCGGAGCATCTGTTCATGTTGCAATTCCGGGGACTTGGGCAGCGCTTAATGGCAACTATA carries:
- a CDS encoding amylo-alpha-1,6-glucosidase → MNAEGKPAILESMTMFVPQDANRGISFTNKEAAFYFTQSHLTNHPEHAHFEGFNVAKNRIFGGYSLYIDKQKLDNQKSDVWVYPYKMLRKHGELTEELWMFDYKNVIEVSLEGGSGQAAGIVINGENVECIALNHQIALFASMEGDWIIAVSSKNIQPLSMDNGIVTSSGNSDGFYIAVGKSAAEATALIQDAQKHAVRWKADRVKRMEDFLNHNVYVDSSSESLTLALNWLNLTMDQLVTRQQGEGIYAGLPWFNEYWGRDQFIALPGAALVSGQFETAKHILLSFAEFQDTEESSRTFGRVPNILAPQNIDYHTTDGTPRFIIQLQDYVKYSGDTAIITQLYPAVQNSIEGSIRNWVDDKGYLTHKDNETWMDARDADLNSYSPRDTRANDIQALWYNQLRAGVYFAEVMNDQENAAKWDAIAEKLKGNFELDFRDQAHPYLADRLTAEGEAEFSLRPNQLFALDMLEDSEYKSKVIRTAWEELAYPWGVASLDRQHPLFHPFHLTELYHKDEAYHNGAVWTWLNGIAMQRMIEAGQPETAYKLFRNMNWQALNLGVVGGLSENLDAYPQEGEDWAKLTGAYLQAWSNAEQLRVWYQYFLGIRPDMIRRTLTLAPRIPEEIKELHYQVKVGNGSINAAYSAEAFGQTYQYSFNGIGLTVIIDILPFEIARIEVESNTMLEINRTEHTLKITQRDAEGKIITSTVIPQSEERTRWQSQSDQIFKDVKFAEPLPLNAHPVMRRYNVSAESPSD
- a CDS encoding AraC family transcriptional regulator, which gives rise to MQRSAQLFKSESLLKNNLHLLVNRYAENFFAPYHSHDFIEYCYVAEGRGFHHIDQAVIPVRKGMLFVIPVGVSHVFRPATSHPEQDRLIVYNCLFDDHMVDRLSALLQEESPIIEHLQSLGSRGSAYFSVSDWDGSIEKLMLNLHREMSVPGIGSVTMLQTLLSQLIVTVYRQLYADQDRSTIEASDFAQVILFMEQKLSEGITLAHLAQMSRWSSRHLQRMFLKHTGQSFGSYLQHLRIQKSCERLRTSDLKISMIAESVGYRDIDTFNSVFKKIVGEPPMAYRKRHRT
- a CDS encoding family 78 glycoside hydrolase catalytic domain, giving the protein MFAIEKLRCEYKQNPLGIDLAAPQISWQLVTDRRDCKQAAYQIQVAVDSSYREMRWDSGRVESSQSIHVALDQVKPDARTRYYYQVRAWDQTGVCSRWSETAFFETGLMGELWEGEWISAPTEYFTEDSEVCPQLRTFVELKGTVASARIYVTALGLYELQLNGRRVGNHYFTPGWTSYGKRLQYQTYDVTNLLSGGTNVLGALLGNGWYKGHLGWKKEKKIYGSTTALLLELHIKYTDGSTQRIHTGQGWEAAESAIRMSDIYMGETYDARLERNLMSTPEAGWHPVAVIGHSKDIIVAQENVPVTRNESLQPIALLTTPQGDKVLDMGQNMVGWLKFSVQGKAGETVELQHAEILDGDGNFYRENIRSAMQLIRYTLKGDEIEGYEPHFTFQGFRYVKLTGFPETVQLEDFTGVVVHSDMERTGDFQCSDPLVNQLHHNILWGQKGNFLDVPTDCPQRDERLGWTGDAQMFVRTASYLMNTAPFFTKWLRDLKADQTPEGGIPFYVPNLTEAFSDGWGETSNSSAAWGDAAAVCPWTIYEMYGDKRLLAEQYESMKSWVGYIRAQGDNPYLWNTGFHFGDWLALDSKPDSYVGATDPNYVATAFYAYSVSLTIKAATALGNTKDADDYRELHRRILESFHGEYVNPDGQLSVPTQTAQVLALRFDLIDGAAKEQAILKLAELLAEAGDHLTTGFVGTPYLNPVLSDSGHNNLAYKLLFQKDYPSWLYQVTKGATTIWEHWDGIKEDGSFWSADMNSFNHYAYGAIGEWLYRYVAGIGPDEAEPGFKKVHIRPRPGQGMDFAKASLETMYGTVASSWRRLEDGGMEVQITVPANTSAVVILPGAALQGLLESRVPVEQAEGIYSTLPAETGVQIEMGSGSYQFTYGYPL
- a CDS encoding DUF6273 domain-containing protein encodes the protein MEKDNVAFTLHLSAKPGEIFTFGTYPQTVGGEDRTPIKWRVLQNSGSELFILSEYILDCRRYHGENADITWRDSDLRRWLNDEFYNAAFNDSEKRFIKTTHCADNGEGSADTEDKVFLPSVSEVKELTYKLDEVSLSAKRRAIATEFARIKKNDGCHLYVYNKKVKNDYITEEGEESGCSWWWLRTQHGSSSRAFFIGPRSSIRSYGRVNLACYGVRPALVIHFQ